One window from the genome of Rariglobus hedericola encodes:
- a CDS encoding riboflavin synthase — MFTGIVEETGTVIAFTQGVDAWKLEIAAVVALQDVALGDSIAVNGCCLTVTQFDAHRVCFDVLQETRRLTNLSTLNKGAAVNLERALRFGGKIGGHFVTGHVDGQGVIEVFESRGADHYLRVRAPAGLGRYLIHKGSITIDGISLTVAEVEGDTLAVWIIPTTIQVTNLREKHAGSTVNLEFDLLGKYVEKLAFAHRS, encoded by the coding sequence ATGTTCACAGGAATCGTTGAAGAAACCGGCACGGTCATCGCGTTCACGCAGGGCGTGGATGCGTGGAAACTCGAAATCGCGGCCGTCGTGGCATTACAGGATGTCGCGCTGGGCGACAGTATTGCCGTGAATGGCTGCTGCCTCACGGTCACCCAGTTCGATGCACACCGGGTTTGCTTTGATGTGCTCCAAGAGACGCGTCGGCTCACCAATTTATCCACGCTTAACAAAGGAGCGGCGGTTAATCTGGAGCGCGCGCTGCGGTTTGGTGGCAAGATCGGCGGACACTTCGTAACCGGTCATGTGGACGGGCAGGGAGTGATCGAGGTATTTGAATCGCGGGGTGCGGATCATTATCTGCGCGTTCGGGCCCCGGCAGGCTTGGGCCGTTACCTGATTCACAAAGGCAGCATCACCATCGATGGCATTTCACTGACGGTGGCCGAAGTTGAGGGCGACACATTGGCCGTGTGGATTATTCCCACGACAATCCAGGTTACAAATCTGCGCGAGAAGCATGCGGGATCGACGGTCAATTTGGAGTTCGACTTGCTCGGCAAGTATGTCGAGAAGCTGGCCTTCGCTCACCGGAGCTAA
- the metK gene encoding methionine adenosyltransferase — MANSFVFSSESVGEGHPDKVADLISDSILDACLAIDKTSRVACETFVKSNVVVVGGEITIPKLQDKKTGKTKPIDEAFNVDKVIRDAIRHIGYTNDDDVFHADTVFINNYLTAQSADIAQGVDAKKASGKKTAEQGAGDQGLMFGFAADETEELMPAPIIFAHRLGRELTKIRKSGKVKWLRPDAKSQVSVRYVDGVATEIVNVVISTQHTADVAHSEIEAFLIKNVIKKVLPAKLLNAKTEYLINPTGKFVIGGPQGDSGLTGRKIIVDSYGGWGRHGGGAFSGKDPSKVDRSAAYMGRWVAKNIVAAKLAKQVEVQFAYAIGHPNPVSVYVNTFGTGTVSDETITEAIQKVFSFKPADIVKQLDLLRPIYRETTNYGHFGKSGLPWEQTTKVAALLAAVKAVK, encoded by the coding sequence ATGGCTAACTCATTCGTGTTTTCCTCCGAGTCCGTGGGCGAGGGGCATCCTGACAAGGTTGCCGACCTCATTTCCGACAGCATCCTCGATGCTTGCTTGGCAATCGACAAAACCTCGCGCGTTGCGTGCGAGACGTTCGTTAAATCCAACGTCGTCGTGGTTGGCGGCGAGATCACCATCCCGAAGCTGCAGGACAAAAAGACGGGCAAGACCAAGCCCATCGACGAGGCTTTCAACGTCGACAAGGTCATCCGCGATGCCATCCGTCACATCGGTTACACCAACGATGATGATGTGTTTCACGCCGACACCGTATTCATCAACAACTACCTGACCGCGCAGTCGGCCGACATCGCGCAGGGTGTGGACGCCAAGAAGGCCTCCGGCAAAAAGACAGCCGAGCAAGGTGCCGGCGACCAAGGCCTCATGTTCGGCTTTGCCGCCGACGAGACCGAGGAGCTAATGCCCGCCCCGATTATCTTCGCTCACCGCCTTGGTCGCGAGCTCACCAAAATCCGCAAGAGCGGCAAAGTGAAGTGGCTCCGTCCCGATGCGAAGTCGCAGGTCTCGGTTCGCTATGTTGATGGCGTTGCCACCGAGATCGTGAACGTCGTCATCTCCACGCAGCACACGGCTGATGTTGCCCATTCCGAGATCGAGGCGTTCCTCATCAAGAACGTCATCAAGAAGGTTCTTCCGGCTAAGCTGCTCAACGCCAAGACCGAGTATCTGATCAATCCGACCGGCAAGTTCGTGATCGGTGGTCCCCAGGGCGATTCCGGTCTCACCGGCCGCAAGATAATCGTCGATTCCTACGGCGGTTGGGGCCGTCACGGTGGCGGCGCCTTCTCGGGCAAAGATCCGTCCAAGGTTGACCGTTCGGCTGCTTACATGGGCCGCTGGGTCGCCAAGAACATCGTTGCCGCCAAACTCGCCAAACAGGTCGAGGTTCAGTTCGCCTACGCGATCGGCCACCCGAATCCCGTGAGCGTTTATGTGAACACCTTCGGCACCGGCACCGTTTCCGACGAGACGATTACCGAGGCCATTCAAAAGGTGTTCAGCTTCAAGCCCGCCGACATCGTCAAGCAGCTCGACTTGCTCCGTCCGATCTACCGCGAGACGACCAACTACGGCCACTTCGGCAAGTCGGGTCTCCCTTGGGAGCAGACCACGAAGGTCGCCGCGCTGCTCGCGGCCGTGAAGGCCGTCAAGTAA
- a CDS encoding Hpt domain-containing protein has protein sequence MSSIVTVDSEAIANLRALSPDDGDVFLKEILSIFLEDTPSRIAELHNSRASANVTSFVRAAHSIKGSSSNVGASELRSVAERLEHQARTYGLSEVDAQVAELEASFLRAKDALQKLITN, from the coding sequence ATGTCTTCTATCGTCACAGTCGATTCCGAAGCGATTGCTAATCTCCGCGCACTCAGCCCGGACGATGGCGACGTCTTCCTTAAGGAAATCCTGTCCATTTTCCTCGAAGACACTCCCTCGCGTATTGCCGAACTGCACAACAGTCGGGCTTCGGCCAACGTCACGAGTTTTGTGCGTGCGGCTCATAGCATCAAGGGCAGCTCCAGCAATGTGGGCGCGAGTGAGCTAAGGTCGGTCGCCGAGCGACTCGAACACCAGGCCCGCACCTATGGATTGAGCGAAGTGGATGCCCAGGTGGCCGAGCTTGAGGCTTCTTTTTTGCGCGCAAAAGATGCGCTGCAAAAGTTGATCACCAACTAA
- the mdoH gene encoding glucans biosynthesis glucosyltransferase MdoH yields the protein MNSSRPHVHQFILPQRLRRRRALFYSSVLLLTSTATWFMADLLWRDGGITGLEWLLLVLFVILFAQIAVGFVTAMLGFYVINRGGDRQRITRTIDWESEDISLASTAIVMPVFNEDVSRVFEGLRVIYRSLEATKKLEPFDFFILSDSNKPNQWIQEEIAWVELCKQVNGLGRIFYRKRRHQINKKAGNVADFLRRWGKRYRYMVVLDADSIMTGEAIVKLVAMMERNPQTGLIQTAPRLIYGESLYARMQQFANRLYSPIFLAGLNYWQQQDGNYWGHNAIIRVQPFMEHCALPDLPGSEPFGGRILSHDFVEAALMRKAGWHVWLAHDIEGTYEEGPPSLIDSAKRDRRWCQGNMQHAWLIAARGFRPANRFHLFMGVMAYVSCPLWLLFLVLSTIHVFNQVLDQSTRVLGVEAYTQIFGRIIEIPEALVLFIFTMLLLFLPKIISVIATAQRSADAQRFGGRGSLALSAVMEIFFSSLLAPVHMMFNSKFVFFSLLGQGVSWVTQRRGVEDGTDWREAIITHGGQTFFGLVWGVSSFILLPAFFWWLSPVLAGLVLSIPVSIILSKGSLGAHARRIGIFLTPEETQPPHELSRLTQNLAECYKHMRPIEALRNDYGLLQAVLDPYINAVHVSMLRQRRQSEESRDWFSLLRHRLLSEGPSQLTTKETLALLLDAESMIWLHEELWRQPSSSLAEWWRLAMRQYNVLTAAPITALYR from the coding sequence ATGAATTCTTCGCGACCGCACGTTCATCAATTCATTCTGCCTCAGCGCCTTCGCCGCAGACGCGCCTTGTTTTATTCCTCGGTGCTGCTGCTGACGAGCACGGCGACCTGGTTCATGGCCGATCTGTTGTGGCGTGACGGCGGCATCACCGGTCTTGAATGGCTGCTGCTGGTGCTCTTCGTGATCCTGTTTGCGCAGATCGCCGTGGGCTTTGTCACGGCGATGCTGGGTTTTTACGTGATCAATCGCGGTGGAGATCGCCAGCGCATCACACGCACGATCGATTGGGAATCCGAGGACATCTCGCTGGCGAGCACGGCGATCGTGATGCCGGTTTTCAACGAGGATGTGAGCCGCGTTTTCGAAGGCCTTCGTGTGATCTATCGTTCGCTCGAAGCGACGAAGAAACTGGAGCCGTTCGATTTCTTTATCCTGAGCGATTCCAACAAGCCCAACCAATGGATTCAGGAAGAAATCGCCTGGGTGGAGTTGTGCAAACAGGTGAACGGGCTGGGCCGTATTTTTTATCGGAAACGCCGGCATCAGATTAACAAAAAGGCGGGCAACGTGGCTGACTTCCTGCGCCGTTGGGGGAAGCGTTATCGTTACATGGTCGTGCTGGATGCCGATTCGATCATGACGGGCGAGGCCATCGTGAAACTCGTCGCAATGATGGAGCGGAATCCGCAGACCGGCCTCATCCAGACTGCGCCCCGGCTTATCTACGGTGAGTCGCTTTATGCGCGCATGCAGCAATTCGCCAACCGCCTCTACAGCCCGATTTTTTTGGCGGGCCTGAATTACTGGCAGCAGCAGGACGGTAACTACTGGGGCCATAATGCGATTATTCGCGTGCAGCCGTTTATGGAGCATTGTGCGCTGCCCGACCTGCCGGGCAGCGAGCCCTTTGGCGGACGTATTCTCTCCCACGATTTCGTGGAGGCGGCACTCATGCGCAAGGCCGGCTGGCACGTTTGGCTGGCGCACGATATCGAAGGCACCTATGAAGAAGGACCGCCGTCCCTGATCGACAGTGCCAAGCGCGACCGGCGCTGGTGTCAGGGAAATATGCAACATGCGTGGTTGATCGCCGCCCGTGGTTTTCGTCCGGCCAACCGGTTCCACCTGTTCATGGGCGTGATGGCTTATGTGTCTTGTCCGCTGTGGCTGCTCTTCCTGGTGCTCAGCACAATTCATGTGTTTAACCAAGTGCTCGACCAGTCGACGCGTGTATTGGGCGTGGAAGCCTACACGCAGATTTTTGGCCGGATAATCGAGATACCCGAAGCACTGGTGCTTTTTATCTTCACGATGCTTCTGCTGTTTTTGCCGAAGATCATCAGTGTAATCGCAACAGCTCAAAGAAGCGCGGATGCGCAGCGTTTCGGGGGACGCGGATCGCTGGCTCTCTCGGCGGTGATGGAGATCTTTTTCTCTTCGTTACTGGCTCCGGTGCACATGATGTTTAACAGCAAATTCGTGTTCTTTTCGCTGTTGGGGCAGGGCGTTTCATGGGTGACCCAGCGGCGAGGTGTCGAGGACGGCACGGATTGGCGTGAGGCTATCATTACTCACGGCGGGCAGACCTTCTTCGGGTTGGTTTGGGGTGTATCGTCGTTCATTTTGCTGCCGGCCTTTTTCTGGTGGCTCAGTCCGGTGCTGGCAGGACTGGTGCTGTCGATTCCAGTTTCGATTATTTTGAGCAAGGGATCCTTGGGCGCACATGCCCGTCGTATCGGTATTTTCCTTACGCCTGAGGAAACCCAGCCTCCGCACGAGCTTAGCCGGCTTACCCAGAATCTGGCGGAGTGTTACAAGCATATGCGTCCGATCGAGGCCTTGCGCAACGATTACGGCTTACTCCAGGCGGTGTTGGATCCCTACATCAATGCGGTTCACGTATCGATGTTGCGCCAGCGTCGTCAGAGCGAAGAATCGCGTGACTGGTTTTCACTGTTGCGCCACCGGTTGTTGAGCGAAGGCCCGTCCCAACTCACGACCAAGGAAACGCTCGCGTTGCTGTTGGACGCAGAGTCGATGATCTGGCTCCACGAAGAGCTCTGGCGTCAGCCGAGTTCATCGCTGGCTGAGTGGTGGCGACTCGCCATGCGCCAGTATAACGTGCTGACGGCGGCACCGATCACTGCGCTTTACCGCTAA
- a CDS encoding uracil-DNA glycosylase, with translation MRAALTALTDELKRLKSTGVSSVAVSAESIATLRKVISARAVAAGSTTAVTAPAARTPAAVEATAPRSAPITRSEPAAAPKPKVEAERLLPPPPVVILPAGDKATRWAWLQDLVLNHPVCTAHVRPGKKVVLGVGSLDAKIMFVGEAPGAEEEVQGEPFVGPAGQLLTKMILAMGVKREDIYIGNIMNWRPQTPTAEGVEQVGNRAPTPEEMSFCLPFLRAQIEIVNPDLIVALGSTAAQGLLGAGSFKTLGEVRGQWKQFSEKPVIVTYHPSYLLRQEASSPSAARKAKRATWEDLLKVMERAGLTISDKQRGYFLEK, from the coding sequence ATGCGCGCCGCGCTCACCGCACTGACCGACGAACTCAAACGCCTGAAATCCACAGGCGTCTCGTCAGTTGCAGTGTCTGCCGAAAGCATCGCAACCCTTCGCAAAGTCATATCTGCACGAGCGGTCGCGGCGGGCTCGACCACGGCGGTGACGGCCCCCGCCGCACGCACTCCAGCCGCGGTCGAAGCGACGGCGCCGCGTTCAGCGCCGATCACCCGTTCGGAACCGGCGGCGGCACCGAAGCCCAAAGTTGAGGCGGAGCGACTGTTGCCTCCGCCACCCGTGGTGATTTTGCCGGCGGGCGATAAAGCCACGCGTTGGGCTTGGTTACAGGATCTCGTGCTCAATCATCCCGTGTGCACGGCCCATGTGCGCCCTGGGAAAAAAGTGGTGCTGGGCGTGGGCTCGCTTGACGCCAAAATCATGTTCGTCGGTGAAGCGCCGGGCGCCGAAGAAGAGGTGCAAGGCGAGCCGTTTGTCGGTCCCGCCGGACAATTGCTCACCAAGATGATTCTCGCGATGGGCGTGAAGCGTGAGGACATCTACATCGGTAATATCATGAACTGGCGTCCGCAAACGCCGACTGCGGAAGGCGTGGAGCAAGTGGGCAATCGCGCCCCGACGCCCGAAGAAATGTCGTTCTGTCTGCCATTTCTTCGCGCGCAAATAGAGATCGTGAACCCCGATCTGATTGTGGCGCTCGGCTCGACGGCGGCGCAGGGATTGCTGGGGGCGGGCAGTTTTAAAACGCTCGGCGAGGTGCGCGGGCAATGGAAACAATTTTCTGAAAAGCCGGTCATCGTGACCTATCATCCGAGTTACCTCCTGCGTCAGGAGGCATCCAGCCCTTCCGCCGCACGCAAAGCAAAGCGCGCAACCTGGGAAGATTTGCTCAAGGTTATGGAGCGGGCTGGATTGACGATCTCGGACAAACAACGTGGATATTTCCTGGAAAAATGA
- a CDS encoding hybrid sensor histidine kinase/response regulator: MSPSAEETDLVELKGCKILLVDDDRLNLRIIRGMLQGEGYILTEADSAEAALEKYPEFQPDLVLFDVILPGMNGFEACRELRRLHGAQTAPVMFITAKQESEDIVEGFSAGGVDYIFKPFRQKEVVARIRTHLQNRLLSEKQRTLVDQLSRANAAKNKFLGMAAHDLRNPLASIRGLAEFLMDGTVGDLKPDQLELINLIHQASQGMVNLVNDLLDVATIESGELKLETAPVALTELVEKSVMLNGLESARKRTQILFAEAPQVPRLSLDAAKIRQVIDNLLSNAVKYSPPGSTVRVALTTNETGDQIICVRDQGPGIPENERDRLFKDFGRLSARPTGGEKSTGLGLAICRKIVEAHHGTIVAENHPAGGCEFRVSLPSSS, encoded by the coding sequence ATGTCCCCGTCTGCTGAAGAAACTGATTTGGTTGAACTTAAAGGATGCAAAATCCTTCTCGTCGATGACGACCGGCTGAATTTACGGATCATCCGAGGGATGCTGCAAGGTGAGGGCTATATCCTAACCGAAGCAGATTCTGCGGAAGCTGCGCTGGAAAAATACCCCGAATTCCAGCCCGACTTGGTTCTGTTTGACGTCATTCTTCCCGGAATGAACGGCTTCGAAGCGTGCCGCGAACTCCGCCGCCTTCATGGAGCCCAAACCGCTCCGGTGATGTTTATCACCGCCAAGCAAGAGTCCGAAGACATAGTCGAGGGATTCAGCGCCGGCGGAGTGGATTATATCTTCAAGCCCTTCCGCCAAAAAGAAGTCGTCGCCCGCATCCGCACACACCTGCAAAACCGGCTGCTTTCCGAGAAACAGCGCACGCTCGTCGATCAGCTCAGCCGTGCCAACGCCGCTAAAAACAAGTTCCTCGGCATGGCCGCGCACGACCTGCGCAACCCCCTCGCTTCCATTCGCGGTCTGGCCGAATTCTTGATGGACGGCACGGTCGGCGACCTGAAGCCGGACCAGCTCGAGTTGATCAACCTCATCCACCAAGCGAGTCAGGGCATGGTGAATCTCGTGAACGACCTTCTGGACGTCGCCACGATCGAGTCCGGCGAACTCAAACTGGAGACCGCGCCGGTTGCCTTGACCGAGCTGGTCGAAAAGTCCGTCATGCTCAACGGCCTCGAGTCCGCCCGTAAACGCACTCAAATCCTTTTCGCAGAAGCCCCGCAGGTTCCCCGCCTCTCCCTGGACGCCGCCAAAATCCGCCAGGTCATCGATAATCTCTTGAGCAATGCCGTGAAGTATTCGCCGCCCGGCTCAACCGTGCGGGTCGCTCTCACCACCAATGAAACCGGTGACCAGATCATCTGCGTTCGCGATCAAGGCCCAGGCATCCCCGAAAACGAGCGCGACCGCCTCTTCAAAGACTTTGGCCGCCTTTCCGCACGTCCCACTGGTGGCGAAAAATCAACCGGCCTCGGTCTCGCGATTTGCCGTAAAATCGTTGAGGCCCACCACGGCACGATAGTTGCAGAAAACCATCCCGCAGGCGGCTGCGAATTCCGAGTATCCCTCCCCTCCTCTTCATGA
- a CDS encoding glucan biosynthesis protein, which produces MKRLLILGLTLSMCSSISRASDVPFDFEVLQYRAKTLATKPYAERPNRVPESLRKLNYDQYRDLRFNPDSAWWRRDRLPFQLQFFHPGFIYNRTVQLSEVNDGKTELIRYDKDLFNFGANRGIGSIPSDMGFTGFRVHYPLNSPEYYDELAVFQGASYFRALGQGMRYGLSARGLALNTAEQGGEEFPVFEEFWVERPGDKAKQIVIYALMDSPSVTGAFRFIITPGPSTVMEVKTAIYRRKDVAVFGVAPLTSMFWFGETTSNSYEDLRPEVHDSDGLLVQRGNGEWLWRPLSNPKSVRVASFSDENPKGFGLVQRDRKFESYQDLEAHYHERPSVWVEPVGAWGAGDVRLVELPTPDETQDNIVAFWVPKKLPSLEDPVKLEYKLHWFVEGKGGRTPPAGYAMATRIGRSATHEPELVRFWIDFTGPYLSNQPFGPTITPNISVGAGAKLVNQSIEKNPYNGSWRVAFAIKPDGKGTPVELRCFLQKPPHILTETWSYLWNP; this is translated from the coding sequence ATGAAACGACTCCTTATTTTAGGACTTACGCTAAGTATGTGCAGCTCGATCTCTCGGGCCAGCGATGTGCCGTTTGACTTCGAGGTGCTGCAATATCGCGCCAAGACACTTGCGACCAAGCCCTACGCCGAACGTCCCAATCGCGTTCCGGAGTCGTTGCGCAAGCTGAACTACGACCAGTATCGCGACCTTCGGTTTAATCCTGATTCCGCGTGGTGGCGTCGCGATCGTCTGCCGTTCCAACTTCAATTTTTCCACCCCGGGTTTATCTATAACCGCACAGTGCAGCTTTCCGAAGTGAACGACGGAAAGACCGAGCTCATTCGCTACGACAAAGACCTGTTTAATTTCGGGGCGAACCGCGGAATCGGTTCGATTCCGAGCGACATGGGCTTCACCGGCTTTCGTGTTCATTACCCGCTCAACAGCCCGGAGTATTACGATGAACTCGCGGTGTTCCAGGGGGCGAGTTACTTTCGCGCGCTGGGGCAGGGGATGCGTTACGGTCTATCCGCACGCGGCCTTGCGCTGAATACCGCCGAACAAGGCGGAGAAGAGTTTCCAGTGTTTGAGGAATTCTGGGTTGAGCGTCCCGGCGACAAGGCGAAGCAGATCGTGATTTATGCATTGATGGACAGCCCGAGCGTCACGGGTGCGTTTCGTTTCATCATCACGCCGGGGCCTTCCACGGTCATGGAAGTGAAGACGGCGATTTATCGTCGCAAGGATGTCGCGGTTTTCGGCGTGGCTCCGCTCACCAGCATGTTCTGGTTTGGTGAAACCACCTCGAACAGTTACGAAGACCTGCGCCCTGAAGTGCACGATTCGGACGGGTTGTTGGTCCAGCGTGGCAATGGGGAATGGCTTTGGCGGCCGCTTTCCAATCCCAAGTCGGTTCGGGTGGCTTCGTTCTCCGACGAGAACCCCAAGGGCTTCGGTCTGGTGCAACGCGACCGGAAATTCGAATCCTATCAGGACTTGGAAGCGCATTACCATGAACGCCCAAGTGTGTGGGTCGAGCCGGTCGGCGCGTGGGGTGCTGGCGACGTGCGCCTGGTTGAGTTGCCCACGCCGGATGAAACCCAGGATAATATCGTGGCATTCTGGGTGCCGAAAAAACTCCCGTCATTGGAAGATCCGGTGAAACTTGAATACAAGCTGCACTGGTTCGTTGAGGGTAAAGGCGGGCGGACTCCGCCTGCGGGTTATGCGATGGCGACGCGAATCGGCCGGTCGGCTACGCATGAGCCGGAACTCGTTCGTTTCTGGATTGATTTCACGGGCCCTTATTTGAGCAACCAACCGTTCGGGCCTACCATCACCCCCAATATCTCGGTGGGCGCAGGCGCGAAGCTGGTGAATCAAAGCATCGAAAAGAATCCTTACAACGGAAGCTGGCGCGTCGCTTTTGCCATCAAGCCCGATGGCAAGGGCACTCCGGTGGAACTCCGTTGCTTCCTCCAGAAGCCCCCGCATATCCTGACGGAAACATGGAGCTATCTGTGGAATCCGTAG
- a CDS encoding GspE/PulE family protein — MAKPPLKTSLAALVRAQPHFDFEAELASLQEQHGDGLPLLLALVESKLIDKDLACRLHADSLGFAYVDPFASLITEEAIAAVPMEIAKKVGVLGLYVIEGVLTAAFSTPEDTDVVKRVGQIVQMPISPVFSFPRDIADAILIQYSNEKNLEDTLNELGGSTIFENPDIADSESLVKILDDIVYYAIRERATDIHIEPQEGQSRVRFRIDGLLREVLTFSRKLHRAFLSRIKILCNLNIAESRFPQDGRFSMPVGTANANFRVSTIPAQYGEKAVIRILAMTGKKSMITLEKMMMSQTVLAPFRRLIQNPNGIIFVTGPTGSGKTTTLYSALHEINKPDTNISTIEDPIEIQLAGVTQTQVNSHIDLKFATVLRALLRQDPDVILVGEIRDLETAKIASEAALTGHIVFATLHTNTAAQAIVRLIEIGVEPYMVAPSIIGVLAQRLAARICENCKEPYYPSREVLQKYFRDEGLTDVPFFRGRGCPSCRGTGYKGRVAFHELVLITEEIRTLITNNASVQQITTAAAKVGFKPLRYDGLKKVLLGLTTIEEIDANTSFEWAT; from the coding sequence GTGGCAAAACCTCCTCTTAAAACCTCCCTCGCCGCCCTGGTTCGCGCCCAGCCTCATTTCGATTTCGAGGCCGAGCTCGCTTCGTTGCAGGAACAGCACGGCGACGGCCTGCCGCTGTTGCTGGCCTTGGTTGAGTCGAAGCTGATCGACAAAGACCTGGCCTGCCGTCTTCACGCCGACAGCCTGGGTTTTGCCTATGTCGATCCCTTTGCCTCGTTGATCACCGAGGAGGCCATCGCCGCTGTCCCGATGGAGATCGCCAAGAAGGTCGGCGTGCTGGGCCTCTACGTGATCGAGGGCGTTCTGACCGCCGCGTTCAGCACGCCCGAAGACACCGATGTCGTGAAGCGTGTCGGCCAGATCGTGCAGATGCCGATCAGCCCGGTCTTCTCATTCCCGCGCGACATCGCGGATGCGATTCTCATCCAGTATTCCAACGAGAAGAATCTCGAAGATACGCTCAACGAGCTCGGCGGCTCCACTATTTTTGAAAACCCCGATATCGCGGACTCGGAGTCTCTCGTAAAGATCCTCGATGATATCGTCTATTACGCCATTCGCGAGCGCGCGACCGATATCCACATCGAACCGCAAGAAGGCCAGTCACGGGTCCGCTTCCGTATCGACGGCCTCCTGCGCGAAGTGCTCACGTTTTCGCGAAAACTCCACCGCGCCTTCCTTTCGCGCATCAAGATTCTCTGCAATCTGAACATTGCAGAATCCCGCTTCCCGCAGGACGGACGGTTCTCAATGCCTGTCGGCACTGCTAACGCCAATTTCCGCGTATCCACGATTCCCGCACAATACGGCGAAAAAGCGGTCATCCGCATTCTCGCCATGACCGGCAAGAAATCGATGATCACGCTGGAGAAAATGATGATGTCGCAGACGGTCCTGGCACCGTTCCGTCGCCTCATTCAAAACCCCAACGGAATCATCTTCGTCACCGGCCCGACGGGTTCGGGCAAAACCACGACGCTTTATTCGGCGCTGCACGAGATCAACAAACCCGACACCAACATCTCGACCATTGAGGATCCAATCGAGATACAGCTCGCCGGTGTCACCCAGACCCAAGTCAACAGCCACATCGACCTCAAGTTCGCCACCGTCCTGCGAGCCCTGCTCCGCCAGGACCCGGACGTGATTCTCGTCGGCGAAATCCGCGACTTGGAAACCGCCAAGATCGCCTCGGAGGCCGCGCTCACAGGACACATCGTGTTCGCCACGCTGCACACCAACACCGCTGCGCAGGCAATCGTCCGCCTCATCGAAATCGGCGTCGAACCCTACATGGTTGCTCCGTCGATCATCGGCGTGCTGGCCCAGCGACTCGCCGCCCGCATCTGCGAAAACTGCAAAGAGCCCTACTATCCATCCCGCGAAGTGTTGCAGAAATACTTCCGCGATGAAGGCCTGACCGACGTGCCGTTTTTCCGTGGACGTGGCTGTCCGTCCTGCCGTGGCACCGGATACAAGGGGCGCGTCGCGTTTCACGAATTAGTGCTCATCACCGAGGAAATCCGCACGCTCATCACTAACAACGCCAGCGTGCAGCAGATCACCACCGCCGCCGCCAAAGTGGGCTTCAAACCCCTGCGTTACGACGGCCTTAAAAAAGTGCTGCTCGGCCTCACGACCATCGAGGAAATCGACGCCAACACCTCGTTCGAGTGGGCGACTTGA
- a CDS encoding response regulator transcription factor: MTFTGKALIVDDEPHVRKYISLILRSLGASAIVEAANGAEGFAMYQQERPDLVLLDVNMPVQDGLETIKQIRAFDPEAVVIMLTSLATRQTIEQAADSGALHYLRKDTPRDELIALLKDLLTEEAEDETA, from the coding sequence ATGACATTCACTGGAAAAGCCCTCATCGTTGACGACGAACCTCACGTCCGGAAATACATCAGCCTGATCCTGCGCTCACTGGGTGCCTCAGCCATCGTTGAAGCCGCCAATGGGGCCGAAGGGTTTGCGATGTATCAACAGGAACGCCCTGACCTCGTTTTGCTCGACGTTAACATGCCCGTCCAAGACGGCCTCGAGACCATCAAACAAATCCGCGCCTTCGACCCCGAGGCGGTTGTCATCATGCTGACCTCTCTGGCCACCCGCCAGACGATCGAACAAGCCGCAGACAGCGGCGCCTTGCACTACCTGCGCAAAGACACCCCGCGCGATGAACTCATCGCTCTGTTGAAGGATCTTCTCACCGAAGAGGCCGAAGACGAAACCGCCTGA